A genomic stretch from Larus michahellis chromosome 7, bLarMic1.1, whole genome shotgun sequence includes:
- the GALNT3 gene encoding polypeptide N-acetylgalactosaminyltransferase 3, giving the protein MALTKTPKVFKKLVFHWKLWKFSIIVFVFLVFLFLLQREVGVQDFKDEAGIEPVVRKKSHVLGLMLNAMNNMKDARPKMQIKAPVRQTKFPGERHCLPGHYTAVELKPFLDRPLQDPNAPGASGKAFKTINLNSEEQKEKQRGEEKHCFNAFASDRISLHRDLGPDTRPPECIEQKFKRCPPLPTTSIIIVFHNEAWSTLLRTVHSVMYTSPAILLKEIILVDDASVDEYLHDKLDEYVKQFQIVKVVRQKERKGLITARLLGASVATGETLTFLDAHCECFYGWLEPLLARIAENPVAVVSPDIASIDLNTFEFSKPSPYGHSHNRGNFDWSLSFGWESLPKHENKRRKDETYPIRTPTFAGGLFSISKDYFEHIGSYDEEMEIWGGENIEMSFRVWQCGGQLEIMPCSVVGHVFRSKSPHTFPKGTQVITRNQVRLAEVWMDEYKEIFYRRNTEAAKIVKQKTFGDISKRLDLRQRLQCKNFTWYLSNVYPEAYVPDLNPLFSGYLKNIGNRMCLDVGENNHGGKPLIMYSCHGLGGNQYFEYSAHHEIRHNIQKELCLHASKGPVQLRECNYKGQKTFAIGEEQWLHQKDQTLYSAALHMCLTGNGEHPSLASCNPSDPFQKWIFGQNN; this is encoded by the exons ATGGCTCTGACAAAAACACCTAAAGTCTTCAAGAAATTAGTTTTTCACTGGAAACTTTGGAAGTTTAGCATTATTGTGTTTGTctttctggtatttttatttttattacaaagagaAGTGGGTGTTCAAGATTTTAAAGATGAAGCAGGGATTGAGCCAGTTGTTAGAAAGAAAAGTCATGTATTAGGTCTCATGTTAAATGCTATGAACAATATGAAAGATGCAAGGCCAAAAATGCAGATAAAAGCACCTGTTAGGCAAACTAAGTTTCCTGGAGAGAGACACTGTTTGCCAGGACACTATACTGCAGTGGAACTAAAACCCTTTCTAGATCGACCCCTTCAAGATCCTAATGCTCCTGGTGCTTCTGGTAAAGCATTTAAAACCATCAATTTAAAttcagaggaacagaaagaaaaacagcgtggagaagaaaaacactgttttaatGCATTTGCAAGTGATAGGATTTCTTTACACCGAGATCTTGGACCAGACACTCGACCTCCTGA ATGTATTGAACAAAAGTTTAAACGTTGCCCACCATTGCCAACTACAAGTATTATAATAGTTTTTCATAATGAAGCATGGTCCACTCTGCTCAGAACTGTTCACAGTGTGATGTATACGTCTCCTGCCATACTGCTAAAGGAGATTATTTTGGTGGATGATGCCAGTGTAGATG aATACTTGCATGATAAACTAGACGAATATGTGAAACAATTTCAGATAGTTAAAGTAGTCcgtcaaaaagaaagaaaaggtctaATCACTGCACGGTTGTTGGGAGCTTCAGTAGCAACAGGAGAGACCCTTACCTTTCTGGATGCTCATT GTGAATGCTTTTATGGATGGTTAGAGCCGTTATTGGCAAGAATAGCTGAGAACCCTGTTGCTGTTGTAAGCCCTGATATTGCTTCTATAGATCTCAATACTTTTGAATTCAGTAAACCATCTCCTTATGGGCATAGCCACAACAGAGGAAACTTTGATTGGAGTTTGTCGTTTGGATGGGAGTCTCTTcctaaacatgaaaataaaagaagaaaagatgaaacttATCCAATTAG AACACCTACTTTTGCTGGAGGTCTCTTTTCAATATCAAAAGACTACTTTGAACACATTGGAAGCTATGatgaagaaatggaaatatgGGGAGGTGAAAATATAGAAATGTCTTTCAGA GTATGGCAATGTGGTGGACAGTTGGAGATCATGCCTTGCTCTGTTGTTGGCCATGTCTTTCGCAGCAAGAGTCCCCATACTTTCCCAAAAGGTACTCAAGTAATCACACGTAATCAAGTCCGCCTTGCAGAAGTCTGGATGGAtgaatataaagaaatattttaccgAAGAAACACAGAGGCAGCAAAAATTGTGAAACAa AAAACATTTGGAGACATCTCAAAAAGACTTGATTTAAGGCAGCGTCTGCAGTGTAAAAATTTTACGTGGTATCTCAGTAATGTTTATCCAGAAGCATATGTGCCAGACCTGAATCCTTTGTTTTCTGGATAT ttaaaaaacATAGGTAACCGCATGTGTCTGGATGTTGGTGAAAATAACCACGGTGGCAAACCATTGATTATGTATTCTTGTCATGGACTTGGAGGAAATCAG tacTTTGAATATTCTGCGCACCATGAAATTCGACATAACATTCAGAAGGAGCTTTGCCTGCATGCTTCTAAAGGACCTGTGCAGCTTCGTGAATGTAACTACAAAGGCCAGAAAACCTTTGCCATTGGAGAAGAGCAATGGCTGCATCAAAAG GATCAAACTCTGTACAGTGCAGCTCTACACATGTGCCTTACAGGAAATGGAGAGCATCCAAGTTTGGCATCCTGTAATCCATCAGACCCCTTCCAGAAGTGGATCTTTGGCCAGAACAATTAA